From one Culex quinquefasciatus strain JHB chromosome 3, VPISU_Cqui_1.0_pri_paternal, whole genome shotgun sequence genomic stretch:
- the LOC6040623 gene encoding spermine oxidase: MDEKIIIIGAGAAGIASAARLYKKGFRNLEILEATNRIGGRIQTVPFGANVVDLGGQWCHGEKGNAVYQLAGPLGLLESSIVSDDNVILRSNGELVPQDIADRMMAISEKIMESKEIERYTGTLGQYFTERFMKTMELPKNRDIGEELIQQFLAYFHNEQRGFIAIDSWYNLTAAGSAADEECEGDQELSWKGKGYRSVLELLLRRHPAQNDVSIPVEKFTKFNKFVTNISWYNGPDRPLVVTCADGTQHEAAHVIVTSSIGVLKENLRTMFTPQLPMAKQKAIKGIYLGTVNKIIMEFGKPFWKSLGNVFGLMWEQEDLEQLRHSKFAWTEGVSMFLKVDRQPNLLVAWMIGSEGRQAEQLPDKEIIDGMMFLLKKFFKNKDVERPIRMIRSKWSSDKNFRGSYSSRSLTTEALKTGHDKMAVPVKNSEGKPVLMFAGEATSEEYFGTVHGAIASGWREADRIVEYYEE; this comes from the exons ATGGACGAGAAAATAATCATCATCGGTGCCGGAGCAGCGGGAATCGCCTCTGCTGCACGACTTTACAAGAAAGGATTTCGAAACCTGGAAATTCTGGAAGCAACGAACCGCATCGGGGGACGCATCCAAACCGTTCCTTTTGGGGCCAACGTGGTCGATCTGGGTGGCCAGTGGTGCCATGGTGAGAAAGGGAACGCCGTGTACCAGCTGGCTGGTCCGCTGGGCCTGCTGGAATCGTCCATCGTTTCCGACGACAACGTGATACTCCGAAGCAACGGTGAACTGGTTCCGCAGGACATCGCCGATCGAATGATGGCCATTTCCGAGAAAATTATGGAATCGAAAGAAATTGAGAGGTACACGGGCACCCTGGGACAGTACTTTACGGAACGCTTCATGAAGACGATGGAACTGCCCAAAAATCGTGACATTGGCGAGGAGCTTATTCAGCAGTTTTTGGCTTATTTTCATAACGAGCAGCGCGGGTTTATTGCGATTGACTCGTGGTACAATCTGACGGCTGCCGGAAGTGCCGCGGACGAGGAGTGCGAAGGTGATCAGGAGCTCAGCTGGAAGGGCAAAGGATACAGGAGTGTGTTGGAGCTGCTTTTG CGGAGACATCCAGCCCAAAACGACGTATCGATTCCTGTGGAAAAATTcaccaaattcaacaaatttgtcACCAACATCAGCTGGTATAACGGCCCAGATCGTCCCCTGGTCGTAACATGCGCAGACGGTACGCAGCACGAAGCTGCCCACGTGATCGTGACCAGCTCGATCGGTGTCCTGAAAGAGAATCTACGAACCATGTTCACTCCCCAGTTGCCGATGGCCAAACAGAAAGCCATCAAGGGAATCTACCTGGGCACGGTGAACAAAATCATCATGGAGTTTGGCAAGCCATTTTGGAAGTCTTTGGGCAACGTGTTCGGGCTGATGTGGGAGCAAGAGGACCTGGAACAGTTGCGGCACTCGAAGTTCGCCTGGACCGAGGGAGTTTCGATGTTTCTTAAGGTGGACCGTCAACCGAACCTCTTGGTTGCGTGGATGATTGGCTCGGAAGGACGGCAAGCGGAACAGCTGCCCGATAAGGAGATTATCGACGGAATGATGTTTCTactgaaaaagtttttcaaaaataaggacGTGGAGAGACCAATCCGGATGATCAG ATCAAAATGGTCCAGCGATAAGAACTTCCGGGGGTCCTACTCGAGCCGATCGTTAACCACGGAAGCCCTCAAGACAGGACACGATAAAATGGCGGTACCGGTTAAAAACTCCGAAGGCAAGCCTGTGCTAATGTTTGCCGGTGAAGCCACCAGTGAGGAGTACTTTGGGACGGTGCACGGGGCCATTGCGAGTGGGTGGCGGGAAGCTGATCGAATCGTTGAGTACTATGAGGAATAG